In the genome of Telluria beijingensis, one region contains:
- a CDS encoding (2Fe-2S)-binding protein: protein MTTYRLQVNGKQHAVDTDPDTPLLYVLRNELALNGAKFGCGLGQCGSCTVIMDGKPAMSCLVPVSAVGARAVRTVEGLGDARTPGVLQQAFIDEQAAQCGYCIAGMIMQATALLEKTPAPTDAQIRAHMSPNLCRCGTHMRILRAVRRAADRLAAGGKR, encoded by the coding sequence ATGACCACCTACCGCCTGCAGGTCAACGGCAAGCAGCATGCCGTCGATACCGATCCCGACACCCCGCTGCTGTACGTGCTGCGCAACGAGCTGGCGCTGAACGGCGCCAAGTTCGGCTGCGGCCTGGGCCAGTGCGGCTCCTGTACCGTGATCATGGACGGCAAACCGGCGATGTCCTGCCTGGTGCCGGTGTCCGCCGTCGGCGCGCGCGCCGTGCGCACCGTCGAAGGCCTGGGCGATGCGCGCACGCCGGGCGTGCTGCAGCAAGCCTTCATCGACGAGCAGGCGGCGCAATGCGGTTACTGCATCGCCGGGATGATCATGCAGGCCACGGCGCTGCTCGAGAAAACGCCGGCGCCGACCGACGCGCAAATCCGCGCCCACATGTCGCCAAACCTGTGCCGCTGCGGCACACATATGCGCATCCTGCGCGCGGTGCGGCGCGCCGCCGACCGGCTGGCGGCGGGAGGCAAGCGATGA
- a CDS encoding xanthine dehydrogenase family protein molybdopterin-binding subunit: MSIDTDRRRFLAAGGALTLSFAMPAWSAPGELPKSLDKTPWLDAWIRIDANEAITVFTGKAELGQGIKTALLQVVADELRVAPTRLQLVTADTARTPDEGMTAGSNSMKDSGTALRHAAGQVRLRLSELAAARLALPASSLALKDGAFSAPDGRRASFGQLVTGQELHVRATPDAAPPAPGPRTAIGQSLPRVDIPAKVTGGRAYVQDLRLPGMVHARVVRPPSQAARLLGVDAAAVMRLPGVLKVVRDGRFLAVIADGEYRAVKAAALLARAARWETPAALPVHPNVNTLIRAQPSTPTTILARGSAVKEGRRLEAVYTRPFQLHASIGPSCAVAQLVDGRYTVWTHSQGVFPLRGALAELLAVQEDAIRCIHVEGSGCYGHNAADDAAADAALLARALPGRPVRVQWMREDEHGWEPFGAAMVAQVAATLGLDGRIADWQYDVFTPPHNTRPGKAGNLLAATHLAKPFTPPVPKPSPQPEGSGDRNAIPYYVIPNARVTHQFQPKAVLRTSAMRGLGAYCNVFAIESFMDELARAARADPVAFRLRHLDDPRAVDVVKLAATKFGWDGYRKPAQTGRGRGFAFARYKNLASYCALAVEVEVARETGLVRITRAVGAVDCGEIVNPDGVRNQIEGGIIQSASWTLLEQVRFDATRVLTVDWAAYPILRFGQVPDKLEVHLIDRPGQPFLGTGEAAQGPAAAAIANAVFDACGLRLRDLPLDRARVRKA; encoded by the coding sequence ATGAGCATCGATACGGACCGCCGCCGTTTTCTTGCTGCCGGTGGCGCGCTGACGCTGTCGTTCGCCATGCCGGCATGGTCGGCGCCGGGCGAATTGCCAAAGAGCCTGGATAAAACGCCGTGGCTCGACGCCTGGATCCGCATCGACGCCAATGAAGCTATCACGGTCTTCACCGGCAAGGCGGAGCTGGGACAGGGCATCAAGACCGCGCTGCTGCAGGTGGTGGCCGACGAGCTGCGCGTGGCGCCGACGCGCCTGCAACTGGTCACCGCCGACACCGCGCGCACGCCGGACGAAGGCATGACCGCCGGCAGCAATTCGATGAAGGACAGCGGCACCGCCCTGCGCCACGCGGCCGGCCAGGTGCGCCTGCGCCTGTCGGAGCTGGCGGCGGCGCGCCTGGCGCTGCCCGCATCCAGCCTGGCGCTGAAGGATGGCGCGTTCTCCGCGCCCGATGGCCGCCGCGCCAGCTTCGGCCAGTTGGTGACCGGCCAGGAATTGCATGTGCGCGCCACGCCGGATGCGGCGCCGCCTGCACCGGGCCCCAGGACCGCCATCGGCCAGTCGCTGCCGCGGGTAGACATCCCGGCCAAGGTCACGGGCGGCCGCGCCTATGTACAGGACCTGCGCCTGCCGGGCATGGTGCATGCGCGCGTGGTGCGTCCGCCTTCGCAGGCGGCGCGGCTGCTCGGGGTCGACGCTGCCGCCGTCATGCGCCTGCCCGGCGTATTGAAGGTGGTGCGCGACGGCCGCTTCCTGGCCGTGATCGCGGACGGCGAATACCGCGCCGTGAAAGCCGCAGCGCTTCTCGCGCGCGCGGCGCGCTGGGAGACGCCGGCCGCGCTGCCGGTCCATCCGAACGTCAACACGCTGATCCGCGCGCAACCGTCCACGCCGACGACCATTCTCGCGCGCGGATCAGCGGTCAAGGAAGGCCGGCGCCTGGAGGCCGTCTATACCCGTCCCTTCCAGCTGCATGCGTCCATCGGCCCATCCTGCGCCGTGGCCCAACTGGTGGACGGCCGCTACACCGTCTGGACCCACTCGCAGGGCGTGTTCCCGCTGCGCGGCGCATTGGCCGAACTGCTGGCGGTGCAGGAAGACGCGATCCGCTGCATCCACGTGGAGGGTTCCGGCTGCTACGGCCACAATGCCGCCGACGACGCCGCAGCCGACGCCGCCCTGCTGGCGCGCGCCCTGCCCGGCCGCCCGGTGCGGGTGCAGTGGATGCGCGAGGACGAACACGGCTGGGAGCCGTTCGGCGCGGCGATGGTGGCGCAGGTGGCGGCCACGCTCGGCCTCGATGGCCGCATCGCCGACTGGCAGTATGACGTGTTCACGCCGCCGCACAATACCCGTCCGGGCAAGGCCGGCAACCTGCTGGCGGCCACGCATCTCGCCAAGCCGTTCACGCCGCCGGTGCCGAAACCCAGCCCGCAGCCCGAAGGCAGCGGCGACCGCAACGCGATCCCTTATTACGTCATTCCGAACGCCCGCGTGACCCACCAGTTCCAGCCGAAGGCGGTCCTGCGCACCTCGGCCATGCGCGGCCTGGGCGCCTACTGCAATGTGTTCGCGATCGAGAGCTTCATGGACGAACTGGCGCGCGCGGCGCGGGCCGATCCGGTCGCCTTCCGCCTGCGCCACCTGGACGATCCGCGCGCCGTCGATGTGGTCAAGCTGGCAGCGACGAAGTTCGGCTGGGACGGCTACCGGAAGCCTGCGCAGACTGGCCGCGGCCGCGGCTTCGCTTTCGCGCGTTATAAAAACCTGGCGTCCTACTGCGCGCTGGCGGTCGAAGTCGAGGTGGCGCGCGAGACGGGGCTGGTGCGCATCACGCGCGCTGTCGGCGCGGTCGATTGCGGCGAGATCGTCAACCCGGACGGGGTGCGTAACCAGATCGAGGGCGGCATCATCCAGTCCGCCAGCTGGACCCTGCTGGAACAGGTGCGCTTCGACGCCACGCGCGTGCTCACCGTGGACTGGGCCGCGTATCCGATCCTGCGCTTCGGCCAGGTGCCCGACAAGCTCGAGGTGCACCTGATCGACCGTCCCGGCCAGCCCTTCCTGGGCACCGGCGAGGCGGCGCAGGGGCCGGCCGCGGCGGCGATCGCGAATGCGGTGTTCGACGCCTGCGGCCTGCGCCTGCGCGACCTGCCGCTCGACCGCGCGCGGGTCAGGAAAGCCTAA
- a CDS encoding sulfite exporter TauE/SafE family protein: protein MDPWLILALLAMGTFGGFAAGLLGIGGGMVLVPFITMIFTARGFADELVVHMAIATSLGTILFTSLSSVRAHHKHGAVLWPVVRLLAPGILIGSWIGPWIGKQMNTALLAFFFGCFVAFSATQMLIGKKPAAARELPGKPGMFAAGGFIGILSGLVGAGGGFVSVPFMTRCNVRIHNAVATSAALGFPIALSGTLSNIYYGWGEPGLPAWSLGFIYLPALAIIVLASVTMAPLGARTAHKMPVRQLQRIFGVILYALAAYMFWKAFN, encoded by the coding sequence ATGGACCCGTGGCTGATCCTGGCCCTGCTGGCGATGGGCACCTTCGGCGGCTTCGCGGCCGGCCTGCTCGGCATCGGCGGCGGCATGGTGCTGGTGCCCTTCATCACCATGATCTTCACTGCGCGCGGCTTCGCCGACGAACTGGTGGTCCACATGGCGATCGCCACCTCGCTCGGCACCATCCTGTTTACCTCGCTGTCCTCGGTGCGCGCCCACCACAAGCACGGCGCCGTGCTGTGGCCCGTGGTGCGCCTGCTGGCCCCCGGCATCCTGATCGGTTCCTGGATCGGGCCCTGGATCGGCAAGCAGATGAACACCGCGCTGCTGGCCTTCTTCTTCGGCTGCTTCGTCGCCTTCTCGGCGACGCAGATGCTGATCGGGAAGAAGCCGGCGGCGGCGCGCGAACTGCCGGGCAAGCCGGGCATGTTCGCGGCCGGCGGCTTCATCGGCATCCTGTCGGGCCTGGTGGGCGCCGGCGGTGGCTTCGTCTCGGTGCCGTTCATGACGCGCTGTAATGTGCGCATCCATAACGCAGTTGCCACCAGCGCGGCGCTGGGCTTTCCGATCGCGCTCTCGGGCACGCTGTCGAATATCTATTATGGCTGGGGCGAGCCGGGATTGCCGGCGTGGTCGCTCGGCTTCATCTACCTGCCGGCGCTGGCCATCATCGTGCTGGCCAGCGTGACCATGGCGCCGCTCGGCGCCCGCACCGCGCACAAGATGCCGGTGCGCCAGCTGCAGCGCATCTTCGGCGTGATCCTGTATGCGCTGGCGGCGTACATGTTCTGGAAAGCCTTTAATTAG
- a CDS encoding EVE domain-containing protein gives MRYWLMKSEPDEVSFDDVLSAPGQTVAWFGVRNYQARNFMRDAMSVGDGVLFYHSSCAVPGVAGLAEIASGPYPDASQFDPASHYHDPKATHENPRWISVDVRATEQGSYLPLSEMRTIPALEGMVLLQKGSRLSISPVTKAEWDAVVKRVRARGA, from the coding sequence ATGCGCTATTGGTTGATGAAATCCGAACCGGACGAAGTCAGTTTCGACGACGTCCTGTCCGCACCCGGCCAGACCGTGGCCTGGTTCGGCGTGCGTAACTACCAGGCGCGCAACTTCATGCGCGACGCCATGTCCGTCGGCGACGGCGTCCTGTTCTATCACTCGAGTTGCGCGGTGCCCGGCGTGGCCGGGCTGGCCGAGATCGCGAGCGGTCCCTATCCCGACGCCAGCCAGTTCGACCCCGCCAGCCATTACCACGATCCGAAGGCCACGCACGAGAATCCGCGCTGGATCTCGGTCGACGTCCGCGCGACGGAGCAGGGCAGTTACCTGCCGCTGTCCGAGATGCGCACCATCCCCGCACTCGAGGGCATGGTGCTGCTGCAGAAAGGCAGCCGGCTGTCGATCTCGCCGGTGACCAAGGCCGAGTGGGACGCGGTCGTGAAACGCGTACGCGCCAGGGGAGCCTGA
- a CDS encoding cell division protein ZapA, producing MIHLDVTIMGQPYRLACRDGEERTLREAVSYLDGKMCQLRDSGKVKGTDRIAVMAALSVAAEFLSVKSPQGPLSDMSILEVKQKLEAMHTVLDKALAPQENLF from the coding sequence ATGATCCATCTCGACGTCACCATCATGGGCCAGCCCTACCGCCTGGCCTGCCGCGATGGCGAAGAACGCACGCTGCGCGAAGCGGTGAGCTACCTCGACGGCAAGATGTGCCAGCTGCGCGATTCGGGCAAGGTGAAGGGCACCGACCGCATCGCCGTCATGGCAGCGTTGAGCGTGGCCGCCGAATTCTTGTCGGTCAAGTCGCCGCAGGGACCGCTGTCGGACATGTCGATCCTTGAGGTCAAGCAAAAGCTGGAAGCGATGCATACCGTGCTCGACAAGGCATTGGCGCCCCAGGAAAATCTTTTCTGA
- the groES gene encoding co-chaperone GroES, giving the protein MNLRPLHDRVIVKRLDQETKTASGLIIPDAAAEKPDQGEVLAIGNGKVQDNGQVRPLEVKVGDRVLFGKYSGQAVKVNGEELLVMREEDIMAVVQQ; this is encoded by the coding sequence ATGAACCTTCGTCCTCTGCACGATCGCGTTATCGTGAAGCGCCTCGACCAGGAAACCAAGACTGCGTCGGGCCTGATCATCCCTGATGCCGCGGCAGAGAAGCCAGACCAGGGCGAAGTCCTCGCCATCGGTAACGGCAAAGTGCAAGACAACGGCCAGGTGCGTCCGCTGGAAGTCAAAGTCGGCGACCGCGTGCTGTTCGGTAAGTACTCCGGCCAGGCCGTCAAGGTCAACGGCGAAGAACTGCTCGTGATGCGCGAAGAAGACATCATGGCCGTCGTCCAGCAGTAA
- the groL gene encoding chaperonin GroEL (60 kDa chaperone family; promotes refolding of misfolded polypeptides especially under stressful conditions; forms two stacked rings of heptamers to form a barrel-shaped 14mer; ends can be capped by GroES; misfolded proteins enter the barrel where they are refolded when GroES binds): protein MAAKEVVFGDAARAKMVEGVNVLANAVKVTLGPKGRNVVLERSFGAPTVTKDGVSVAKEIELKDKLQNMGAQMVKEVASKTSDNAGDGTTTATVLAQAIVREGMKFVAAGMNPMDLKRGIDKAVAATVEELKKIAKPTTTTKEIAQVGAISANSETSIGERIAEAMEKVGKEGVITVEDGKSLNDELDIVEGMQFDRGYLSPYFINNPDKQVAVHEQPFILLCDKKISNIRDLLPVLEQVAKAGRPLVIIAEDIEGEALATLVVNNIRGILKTVAVKAPGFGDRRKAMLEDIAVLTGGQVIAEEVGLTLEKVTLAELGQASRVEVGKENTIIIDGAGQAESIEGRVKMIRTQIEEATSDYDREKLQERVAKLAGGVAVIRVGAATEVEMKEKKARVEDALHATRAAVEEGIVAGGGVALLRARASIDIKGDNPDQDAGIKIVLRAMEEPLRMIVQNAGEEPSVVVAAVLAGSGNYGYNAANGTYGDMVEMGVLDPAKVTRSALQNAASIAGLMLTTDCMVSELAEDKPAGGMGGMGGMGGMGGMDGMM, encoded by the coding sequence ATGGCAGCTAAAGAAGTAGTGTTCGGCGACGCAGCGCGCGCCAAGATGGTCGAAGGCGTCAATGTCCTGGCCAACGCAGTCAAGGTCACCCTGGGCCCGAAAGGCCGCAACGTCGTGCTCGAGCGCTCGTTCGGCGCCCCGACCGTCACCAAGGATGGTGTCTCGGTCGCGAAAGAAATCGAACTGAAAGACAAGCTCCAGAACATGGGCGCGCAGATGGTCAAGGAAGTCGCTTCCAAGACCTCCGACAACGCCGGCGACGGCACCACCACCGCGACCGTGCTGGCACAAGCCATCGTGCGCGAAGGCATGAAGTTCGTGGCCGCCGGCATGAACCCGATGGACCTGAAGCGCGGCATCGACAAGGCCGTCGCAGCCACCGTCGAAGAACTGAAAAAAATCGCCAAGCCAACCACCACCACCAAAGAGATCGCACAAGTTGGCGCCATTTCGGCCAACTCGGAAACCTCGATCGGCGAGCGCATCGCTGAAGCAATGGAAAAAGTGGGCAAGGAAGGCGTCATCACCGTCGAAGACGGCAAGTCGCTGAACGACGAGCTGGACATCGTGGAAGGCATGCAGTTCGACCGCGGCTACCTGTCGCCGTACTTCATCAACAACCCGGACAAGCAGGTCGCCGTCCACGAGCAGCCGTTCATCCTGCTGTGCGACAAGAAGATCTCGAACATCCGTGACCTGCTGCCGGTGCTGGAACAAGTCGCCAAGGCTGGCCGTCCACTGGTCATCATCGCCGAAGACATCGAAGGCGAAGCGCTGGCGACCCTGGTCGTCAACAACATCCGTGGCATCCTGAAAACCGTCGCTGTCAAGGCGCCTGGCTTCGGCGACCGCCGCAAGGCCATGCTGGAAGACATCGCTGTCCTGACCGGCGGCCAGGTCATCGCCGAAGAAGTCGGCCTGACCCTGGAAAAAGTCACCCTGGCCGAACTGGGCCAGGCTTCGCGCGTCGAAGTGGGCAAGGAAAACACCATCATCATCGACGGCGCTGGCCAGGCTGAATCGATCGAAGGTCGTGTCAAGATGATCCGCACCCAGATCGAAGAAGCGACCTCGGACTACGACCGCGAAAAACTGCAAGAGCGCGTGGCCAAGCTGGCCGGCGGCGTTGCCGTGATCCGCGTCGGTGCAGCCACCGAAGTCGAGATGAAAGAGAAGAAAGCACGCGTTGAAGATGCACTGCACGCTACCCGCGCTGCCGTGGAAGAAGGTATCGTCGCCGGCGGCGGCGTTGCCCTGCTGCGCGCCCGTGCTTCGATCGACATCAAGGGTGACAACCCGGACCAGGACGCAGGCATCAAGATCGTCCTGCGTGCCATGGAAGAGCCACTGCGCATGATCGTCCAGAACGCCGGCGAAGAGCCATCGGTCGTGGTCGCTGCAGTGCTGGCCGGTTCGGGCAACTACGGCTACAACGCCGCCAACGGCACCTACGGCGACATGGTCGAAATGGGCGTGCTGGATCCAGCCAAGGTCACCCGCTCGGCGCTGCAGAATGCAGCTTCGATCGCCGGCCTGATGCTGACCACCGACTGCATGGTGTCGGAACTGGCTGAAGACAAGCCAGCCGGCGGCATGGGCGGCATGGGTGGCATGGGCGGTATGGGCGGCATGGACGGCATGATGTAA